The proteins below come from a single Chryseobacterium sp. MA9 genomic window:
- a CDS encoding HAMP domain-containing sensor histidine kinase, whose amino-acid sequence MKIATRTALIYSILTAGILFLFAYVLYFVSEKNREDEFNDRLGYKVIWRSEFIFDARISDEKIRELHQRNQKLLNEADISVYNNNKELTFTDIPPSKSNEKYLDKIIRSNKNRIFWQQGDRQYIAIQFQSNGEKYYIIGSAVDVTGKAHISEFKKDIIIIYISCIVIIFIIGFLFSYYTLKPLKDIILQIRDISEHNLNKRLDIPKAKDEIYELTETFNSTFNRLEKSFNNHKQFVTTISHEFRTPLSTLIAELELAKELNVTLDDYKLSIDNALQDANDASELSSALLDFARASYDVSQISLSNLRLDEILAEAKLALIQKNVNYKIGINYMGNASDDDENNYDFYGNPYLLQVAFSNLMENACKYSEDKGCHIEIETNSQHIKIRFIDHGIGISGQDLSKIFELFYRGSNKNFEKGNGIGLSIVKRIVEIHEGWLYVHSEVSKGSTFTVEFPSQK is encoded by the coding sequence ATGAAAATAGCCACCAGAACCGCACTCATTTATTCCATTCTTACCGCAGGCATTTTATTTTTGTTTGCTTATGTACTCTATTTTGTCTCCGAAAAAAACAGGGAAGATGAGTTCAACGACCGGCTGGGATATAAAGTCATCTGGCGATCTGAATTTATTTTTGATGCCCGGATCAGTGATGAAAAAATCCGTGAACTTCATCAACGTAATCAGAAACTATTAAATGAGGCAGACATTAGTGTTTATAACAACAATAAAGAACTGACATTTACTGACATTCCTCCTTCAAAAAGCAATGAAAAATATCTGGATAAAATTATCCGGTCCAATAAAAACAGAATATTCTGGCAGCAGGGCGACCGTCAGTATATTGCCATTCAGTTTCAATCAAACGGAGAAAAATATTATATCATTGGAAGTGCAGTAGATGTCACGGGAAAAGCTCATATTTCTGAGTTTAAAAAAGATATTATCATCATTTATATCAGCTGTATTGTCATTATTTTTATTATCGGATTTCTTTTTTCATATTATACCTTAAAGCCATTAAAAGATATTATCCTTCAGATCCGTGATATTTCAGAGCATAATCTGAATAAAAGGCTGGATATTCCTAAAGCAAAAGATGAGATTTATGAACTGACGGAAACTTTTAATTCTACTTTCAACAGGTTGGAGAAATCCTTCAATAACCATAAGCAATTCGTTACCACTATTTCCCATGAGTTTCGTACTCCTCTTTCTACATTAATTGCAGAGCTGGAACTTGCCAAAGAGCTTAATGTGACATTGGATGACTATAAGCTTTCTATTGACAATGCTTTACAGGATGCCAATGATGCTTCGGAGCTGTCTTCAGCTTTGTTGGATTTTGCCAGGGCCAGCTATGATGTATCCCAGATCAGCCTTTCCAATCTCCGGCTGGATGAGATTTTGGCAGAAGCCAAGCTTGCATTAATTCAGAAAAATGTCAATTACAAAATCGGGATTAATTATATGGGTAATGCGTCTGATGATGATGAAAACAATTATGATTTTTATGGCAATCCATACCTGCTGCAGGTTGCTTTTTCAAACCTTATGGAAAATGCCTGTAAATATTCCGAAGATAAAGGCTGTCATATAGAAATTGAAACCAATTCTCAGCATATAAAAATCCGGTTCATTGACCATGGTATCGGGATTTCGGGGCAAGATCTTTCAAAAATATTCGAGCTTTTCTATCGGGGTTCCAATAAAAATTTTGAAAAGGGGAATGGGATTGGTCTTTCTATTGTAAAAAGAATTGTAGAAATTCATGAAGGCTGGTTGTATGTGCATTCTGAAGTTTCCAAAGGGAGTACATTTACCGTAGAGTTTCCTTCCCAAAAATAA
- a CDS encoding response regulator transcription factor: MKILIVEDNSRVSSLLKRGLESQDYQVYISEDAEDAIVLLNKITFDLAITDIMLPKMSGIDLCKMIKQKYPDLPIIMLTALGTIDEKIEGFDAGADDYMVKPFEIRELYVRIKAILQRRSIKNKEAYLTDLEYHELKVDKKINRVFRNGKEIELTPKEFKLLVFLVSNAERILTREEIAENVWGNHFDTGTNYIDVYIAYLRKKIDKDFDQKLIHTKPGVGFIFASQL, encoded by the coding sequence ATGAAAATTTTAATTGTAGAAGATAATTCGCGTGTTTCAAGTCTTTTGAAGAGAGGGCTGGAAAGCCAGGATTATCAGGTTTATATTTCCGAAGATGCGGAAGATGCCATTGTTCTGTTGAATAAAATTACATTCGACCTGGCCATTACAGATATTATGCTTCCAAAAATGAGCGGTATAGATCTATGCAAAATGATCAAACAGAAATACCCTGATCTTCCGATCATTATGCTGACTGCTTTGGGAACGATTGATGAGAAAATTGAAGGATTTGACGCCGGAGCGGATGATTATATGGTAAAACCTTTTGAAATCAGAGAACTGTATGTCAGAATAAAAGCTATTTTACAGCGAAGATCAATCAAAAATAAGGAAGCGTATCTGACAGATTTAGAATATCATGAGCTGAAGGTTGATAAGAAAATCAACAGGGTATTCAGAAACGGAAAAGAAATTGAACTCACTCCCAAAGAATTTAAGCTTTTAGTTTTTCTAGTAAGTAATGCAGAAAGAATTCTTACCCGTGAGGAGATTGCAGAAAATGTCTGGGGAAACCATTTCGACACCGGAACCAATTATATTGATGTCTATATTGCCTACCTGCGGAAAAAAATTGATAAAGATTTTGATCAGAAATTGATCCATACCAAACCGGGCGTAGGGTTTATTTTCGCCTCACAATTATGA
- a CDS encoding porin, translating to MKTTSFKTGVALFSLLGIMGKLEAQKKNDFNNPGLTHYFNDEHSKYISLSGYAELWARYTQLNPGSLVNNEAKSDLSDLSLRRVRVKMTYKPTEKLMFVLQGGTTNVNVNAKGSNYFDLLDAYAEYAFNDKIAFGAGRSTWRGLSRFTTGPLNTLLYDLPAYATSNAGATDYTVRELSAYIKGQLGRFDYRLVVADPYTMATSDPKLDVASFSKNSPGKDFSGYFRYAFLDKENISTPFNSGTYVGKKNVLSLGAGFDYIHNALWHLDAGKNTVNDDMKSFAVDLFYDAPLNKEKGTSVSAYGMAMHNDYGPNYIRYVGTNNPATSVDVAQASLNGAGNAMPVIGTGNTYYVQLGGTLPYLNKEKKNLQLQPAVGIQLSDLKGLHDNAVIYDAGISLLMNEMSSRLTFDAQNRPVYANDPSNNAVVSDRKWQFVLKYRIDFN from the coding sequence ATGAAGACTACCTCTTTCAAAACCGGAGTTGCTTTATTTTCCCTGCTGGGAATCATGGGAAAATTGGAAGCCCAGAAAAAAAATGATTTTAATAATCCCGGATTGACCCATTATTTTAATGATGAACATTCAAAATATATTTCCCTTAGTGGATATGCAGAACTATGGGCCAGGTATACACAGCTCAACCCGGGAAGTCTTGTGAATAATGAGGCAAAATCAGATCTGTCTGATCTTTCCCTTCGAAGAGTTCGTGTGAAAATGACCTATAAACCTACTGAAAAATTAATGTTTGTATTACAGGGAGGAACCACTAATGTAAACGTGAATGCTAAAGGAAGCAATTATTTTGATCTTTTGGATGCTTATGCAGAATATGCTTTTAATGATAAAATTGCTTTTGGTGCGGGACGTTCTACATGGCGCGGCCTTTCAAGGTTTACTACAGGACCTTTGAATACACTGTTATATGACTTGCCCGCTTATGCAACATCGAATGCGGGAGCAACAGATTATACGGTAAGGGAGTTGAGTGCTTATATTAAAGGACAGCTCGGAAGATTTGATTACCGTCTGGTAGTGGCAGATCCTTATACTATGGCAACTTCTGATCCGAAGCTGGATGTCGCTTCTTTTAGTAAAAACTCCCCCGGAAAAGACTTCTCCGGATATTTCAGATATGCTTTTTTAGATAAAGAAAATATTTCTACACCTTTTAATTCCGGGACTTATGTGGGAAAAAAGAATGTGCTGAGTCTGGGAGCAGGTTTTGATTATATCCACAATGCATTATGGCATCTGGATGCTGGTAAAAATACAGTGAATGATGATATGAAAAGCTTTGCGGTAGATTTGTTTTATGACGCACCGCTGAACAAAGAAAAAGGAACATCAGTAAGCGCCTATGGGATGGCAATGCATAATGACTATGGACCCAATTATATCCGATATGTAGGAACTAACAACCCCGCAACTTCTGTGGATGTTGCCCAGGCCAGTCTTAATGGTGCAGGAAATGCAATGCCTGTCATCGGAACTGGAAATACCTATTATGTACAATTGGGAGGAACTCTTCCTTATTTAAATAAAGAAAAGAAAAACCTTCAGTTACAGCCAGCTGTCGGAATACAACTTTCCGATCTGAAAGGGCTTCATGATAATGCTGTGATTTATGACGCTGGAATCTCCCTACTGATGAATGAGATGTCTTCCAGGCTAACCTTTGATGCACAGAACAGACCTGTTTATGCCAATGATCCTTCCAATAATGCTGTAGTCTCCGACAGAAAATGGCAGTTTGTCCTTAAGTACAGAATTGATTTTAATTAA
- a CDS encoding Dabb family protein: MERRKFLFRSVQASALLMVSGNMFASALPMFNPLKNKKVYFHYLLFWLRKDISASEVKEFENFFEGLKKLPYQKNLRYGKPAASSPRSVLDSTFTYNASMEFESLEELEAYGKLPEHLALVQKYKPFFDRMLVYDTVYN; the protein is encoded by the coding sequence ATGGAAAGAAGAAAATTTTTATTCCGATCTGTTCAGGCTTCAGCCTTGCTTATGGTTTCGGGAAATATGTTTGCCTCTGCTTTACCCATGTTTAACCCCTTAAAAAATAAAAAAGTGTACTTCCATTATTTATTGTTCTGGCTGAGAAAAGATATCTCTGCGTCAGAAGTAAAAGAATTCGAGAATTTTTTTGAAGGTCTTAAAAAGCTTCCTTACCAGAAAAATCTCCGTTACGGAAAACCGGCAGCGTCCAGTCCGAGAAGTGTTTTAGACAGCACATTTACTTATAATGCCTCTATGGAATTTGAGAGCCTGGAAGAGCTGGAAGCTTATGGAAAGCTTCCTGAACATTTGGCACTAGTCCAAAAATATAAACCATTTTTTGACAGAATGCTGGTTTACGATACTGTTTATAATTAA
- the fabF gene encoding beta-ketoacyl-ACP synthase II, whose amino-acid sequence MKRVVITGLGAVTPLGNNVEEFWQNSINGVSGANKITHFDTEKFKVHFACEVKNFDPKAHLTHNEIKRSDLFSQYAMYSTAEALKDSGLELENMDPFDVGVIWGTGQGGMWTFESEVMNFAAGDGTPRFNPFFVPKFIANMASGMISMKYGLQGINYTTVSACATGNTALMDAFNYIRLGKAKVIVSGGSEAAISPASIGGFSIMKAMSTRNDDFATASRPYDAERDGFVMGEGSGTLILEEYEHAKARGAKIYAELVGAAMTADAYHMTAPHPDGVGAIKAMQLALNEAEINVDDIDYINPHATSTPLGDLVELNGINKLFKGSKNLDISATKSMTGHLLGAAGAVEAILSIKAIQNGIIPPTINLHSIDENIPQDINIVFGEAKEKDITYALSNAFGFGGHNATLIFKKFS is encoded by the coding sequence ATGAAAAGAGTTGTCATTACAGGTCTTGGCGCAGTGACGCCTTTGGGAAATAATGTCGAAGAATTTTGGCAAAACAGTATCAATGGAGTGAGTGGAGCAAACAAAATCACCCATTTTGACACAGAAAAGTTTAAAGTACATTTTGCTTGTGAGGTTAAAAACTTTGATCCAAAAGCTCATTTAACACACAACGAAATCAAAAGAAGTGATTTATTTTCACAATATGCAATGTACTCCACTGCGGAGGCACTCAAAGATTCCGGGCTTGAACTGGAAAACATGGACCCATTTGATGTGGGTGTCATCTGGGGAACAGGGCAAGGAGGAATGTGGACTTTCGAAAGTGAGGTTATGAATTTTGCAGCCGGTGACGGAACGCCAAGATTCAATCCTTTCTTTGTACCGAAATTTATTGCCAATATGGCTTCGGGAATGATTTCTATGAAATATGGTCTTCAGGGAATTAATTATACCACTGTTTCAGCATGTGCAACAGGAAATACGGCATTGATGGATGCCTTCAACTATATCCGTCTGGGAAAAGCGAAAGTAATTGTGAGCGGAGGTTCTGAGGCGGCAATTTCTCCGGCTTCTATCGGAGGGTTTTCTATAATGAAAGCCATGTCTACAAGAAATGATGATTTTGCAACTGCCAGCCGTCCTTACGATGCGGAAAGAGATGGTTTTGTGATGGGTGAAGGTTCCGGAACTTTAATTCTGGAAGAATATGAGCACGCCAAAGCAAGAGGAGCAAAAATCTATGCAGAATTGGTAGGTGCAGCAATGACAGCGGATGCCTATCATATGACGGCACCTCATCCTGATGGAGTTGGGGCAATCAAAGCAATGCAGCTGGCTCTTAACGAAGCAGAGATCAATGTAGATGATATTGATTATATTAATCCTCATGCAACCTCTACTCCTCTTGGAGATCTCGTTGAGCTGAATGGGATTAATAAATTATTTAAAGGAAGTAAAAATCTTGACATCAGTGCTACGAAATCCATGACAGGCCACCTGTTGGGAGCTGCCGGAGCTGTGGAAGCCATTCTTTCTATTAAAGCCATTCAAAACGGAATTATTCCGCCAACGATTAATCTTCATTCTATTGATGAGAATATTCCGCAGGATATCAATATTGTATTTGGAGAAGCGAAAGAAAAAGATATTACCTATGCTTTAAGTAATGCTTTTGGATTTGGAGGGCATAATGCTACTTTAATTTTCAAGAAATTCAGCTAA
- a CDS encoding PaaI family thioesterase — protein MDRLAQLKQFIGKEFDQSPSPFMKWLNPIVLSVEEGQLEFQYTIRPEWLNPIGNLHGGVTAAIIDDVIGATMFSLNENSFITTINNVIDYFSTAKENDNIVAETKIIKRGKQFVNAQCEIWNADKTRLIARGTSNLFKINN, from the coding sequence ATGGATAGATTAGCACAATTAAAACAATTCATCGGCAAAGAATTTGACCAGTCACCATCTCCTTTTATGAAATGGCTGAATCCTATCGTTCTTTCTGTAGAAGAAGGACAACTGGAATTTCAATATACCATAAGACCCGAATGGCTTAACCCGATCGGAAATCTTCATGGCGGAGTTACTGCAGCTATTATAGATGATGTCATTGGTGCCACTATGTTTTCTTTAAATGAAAATTCTTTCATTACTACTATAAATAATGTCATTGATTATTTTTCAACTGCAAAAGAAAATGATAATATTGTAGCTGAAACTAAAATCATTAAAAGGGGGAAGCAGTTTGTAAATGCTCAGTGCGAAATATGGAACGCTGATAAAACCCGTTTAATAGCGAGGGGAACCTCGAATTTATTCAAAATCAATAACTAA
- a CDS encoding acetyl-CoA C-acetyltransferase, producing the protein METKKVAIVGYNRIPFARMNTAYSEQGNQDLLLASLNGLIDHYHLKGKRLGEVAGGAVIKHISESNLIRETVMNTTLDPATPACDLQQACDTGIEAAIYIGNKIALGQIESGIACGVEAMSNIPFESSPRLRKALLKANKEKSAFGKLKQLLSPKLKDWMPIPYKGQEPKTGLVMGEHTEITAKYYNISRKEQDELALKSHQNMAKAYDEGFFDDMITPAFGLDKDNNMRRDSSIEKLSQLKPAFDKQNGTLTAGNSTPFTDGASAVLLASEEWAKANNLPILAYISFSELAGIEYVENKQDLLLAPVFAAERMLKKAGMNLSDFDYYEIHEAFAAQVLATIKIWENEELAQKFGLEKALGKIDRSKLNVKGGSLAAAHPFAATGGRIIATLAKLLHEKGSGKGFISICAARGQGVTMILEK; encoded by the coding sequence ATGGAAACAAAAAAAGTGGCTATTGTAGGATACAACAGAATTCCTTTTGCCAGAATGAATACCGCTTATTCGGAACAGGGTAACCAGGATCTCCTGCTTGCATCTCTGAACGGATTGATAGACCATTATCACCTAAAAGGAAAACGGCTCGGAGAAGTTGCCGGCGGTGCAGTGATTAAGCATATTTCAGAAAGCAACCTCATCAGAGAAACCGTAATGAATACCACTCTCGACCCCGCAACTCCCGCATGTGATCTTCAACAGGCGTGTGACACGGGCATTGAAGCGGCTATTTATATTGGAAATAAAATTGCATTAGGACAAATCGAATCTGGTATTGCATGCGGAGTGGAAGCAATGAGCAACATCCCGTTTGAATCTTCACCCAGATTAAGAAAAGCACTTTTAAAGGCCAATAAAGAAAAATCAGCATTTGGAAAATTAAAACAACTGCTAAGCCCAAAACTTAAAGACTGGATGCCTATTCCTTACAAAGGACAGGAGCCCAAAACAGGTCTGGTAATGGGAGAACACACAGAAATTACTGCAAAATACTACAATATTTCCAGAAAAGAACAGGATGAACTGGCTTTAAAAAGTCATCAGAATATGGCAAAAGCCTATGATGAAGGATTCTTTGATGATATGATCACTCCAGCTTTTGGCTTAGATAAAGATAATAATATGCGCCGTGACAGCAGTATTGAAAAATTATCACAGCTAAAACCTGCTTTTGACAAGCAGAACGGGACTCTAACGGCAGGAAATTCAACACCATTTACAGATGGAGCTTCAGCAGTCTTGCTAGCCAGTGAAGAATGGGCAAAAGCTAACAACTTACCCATTTTAGCTTATATAAGCTTTTCCGAACTGGCAGGAATAGAATATGTAGAGAATAAACAGGATCTGCTTCTTGCTCCGGTTTTCGCAGCAGAAAGAATGCTTAAAAAAGCAGGAATGAATCTGTCTGATTTCGATTATTATGAAATTCATGAAGCATTTGCAGCACAGGTTTTAGCCACCATAAAAATCTGGGAAAACGAAGAGCTTGCGCAAAAATTCGGCTTGGAAAAAGCCTTGGGAAAAATAGACAGAAGCAAACTGAATGTAAAAGGGGGAAGCCTTGCAGCAGCCCATCCATTTGCGGCTACAGGAGGAAGAATTATTGCAACACTGGCCAAATTACTTCATGAAAAAGGCAGTGGAAAAGGATTTATATCCATTTGTGCAGCTCGTGGACAGGGAGTAACCATGATTTTAGAAAAATAA
- a CDS encoding TetR/AcrR family transcriptional regulator translates to MSKAEKTKQHIIEKTATLFNTKGYISTSLSDITQVTGLTKGSIYGNFENKDEVAIEVYKYNAGLLGKTLSRSFGEEFLTSLDKLHALVDFYRKNWTFVFANGGCPLMNAATEADDSFPALKTQVKKSFKQWMTKISTAILEGQEKGEIDTNINAEQYASLFIMLIEGGILLSKTMGDQSFLNHALDKIIYMIDHELNILPS, encoded by the coding sequence ATGTCGAAGGCAGAAAAAACAAAACAGCATATCATCGAGAAAACAGCAACTCTTTTTAATACGAAGGGGTATATTTCCACATCGCTGTCTGACATTACTCAGGTAACCGGACTGACGAAAGGCAGTATCTATGGAAATTTTGAAAATAAAGATGAAGTAGCTATTGAAGTTTATAAATACAATGCCGGATTGCTGGGTAAAACGCTCAGCCGCTCTTTTGGAGAAGAGTTTCTCACTTCACTGGACAAACTTCATGCGCTTGTGGATTTTTACCGGAAAAACTGGACGTTTGTCTTTGCCAACGGCGGATGTCCGTTAATGAATGCAGCAACAGAAGCTGATGATTCTTTTCCTGCTTTAAAAACTCAGGTTAAAAAATCCTTCAAACAATGGATGACCAAAATATCAACAGCAATTCTGGAGGGACAGGAGAAAGGCGAAATTGATACAAACATTAATGCTGAGCAATATGCTTCCCTATTCATTATGCTTATTGAAGGCGGAATTCTGCTTTCAAAAACCATGGGTGATCAAAGCTTTCTAAACCATGCGTTAGATAAAATCATCTACATGATTGATCATGAACTCAATATTCTTCCATCATAA
- a CDS encoding OsmC family protein — protein MRRNATAVWNGTIKEGKGHLTTQSTTLNQTQYSFNSRFADGVGTNPEELLAAAHAGCFTMKLDAELSQAGYNPEELKTTSVITLDPNIGKITKSELTLTAKVPGISEEEFQKFAKIAEEGCPVSAAFNFEITLSATLEN, from the coding sequence ATGAGACGTAACGCAACAGCCGTTTGGAACGGTACCATCAAAGAAGGAAAAGGACACTTAACTACTCAAAGTACAACTTTAAATCAAACTCAATATTCTTTCAACAGCCGTTTTGCGGATGGTGTAGGGACAAATCCTGAAGAATTACTGGCAGCAGCTCACGCAGGATGCTTTACTATGAAACTGGATGCAGAATTATCACAGGCAGGCTACAACCCTGAAGAATTAAAAACAACTTCTGTAATCACTCTTGACCCAAACATCGGAAAGATTACAAAATCTGAACTCACTCTTACTGCTAAAGTTCCGGGAATCTCAGAAGAAGAATTCCAGAAATTTGCCAAGATTGCTGAAGAAGGATGTCCTGTAAGTGCAGCATTCAACTTTGAAATTACATTGAGTGCTACTTTAGAAAATTAA
- a CDS encoding AraC family transcriptional regulator — translation MPQQLIFEDHYKRLGLEVFSEENLENFNGNHFRTDIKVFFIPSGYELTVDFNHYKTKKPSLFFLTNQHLNIQKGKDESILLFYNRDFYCIQIHDKEVACDGLLFHNVFEIPFVELDDSETPLIKGLFQNIQDELEWKDSSAEEMIRTYVKQMIIRATRKWKKQNLDNDTLRIPGSELDIFRDFSRHLEIHFREKHNVAEYAELLHLAPKTLTHKFKNLNLDSPNQLIINRILLEAKRLLFYTDKPIKEIAYDLGYEDPAYFNRLFTNKTGSTPANFKKNYSSGKKYNI, via the coding sequence ATGCCGCAACAGCTTATTTTCGAAGATCACTATAAAAGACTCGGACTGGAAGTATTTTCAGAAGAAAATCTGGAGAACTTTAATGGAAATCATTTCAGAACTGATATCAAAGTGTTTTTCATTCCTTCGGGATATGAACTTACGGTAGACTTTAATCATTACAAAACCAAAAAGCCTTCACTTTTTTTTCTGACCAATCAGCATCTGAACATCCAAAAAGGAAAAGATGAATCTATACTTCTATTCTACAACCGCGATTTTTATTGTATACAGATTCATGATAAGGAAGTGGCCTGCGACGGGCTTCTCTTTCATAATGTATTTGAAATTCCTTTCGTAGAGCTTGATGATTCAGAAACCCCTCTTATAAAAGGTCTGTTTCAGAATATTCAGGATGAGCTTGAGTGGAAAGATTCTTCCGCAGAGGAAATGATCAGAACCTATGTAAAACAGATGATCATCCGGGCTACCCGCAAATGGAAGAAACAAAATTTAGACAATGACACCCTCAGAATACCAGGCAGTGAGCTTGATATTTTCCGGGATTTCAGCAGACATCTGGAAATCCATTTCAGAGAAAAGCATAATGTAGCAGAGTATGCGGAACTGCTTCACTTAGCTCCAAAAACCCTAACTCATAAATTTAAAAACTTAAACCTGGATTCTCCCAATCAGCTGATCATCAACAGAATTTTATTAGAGGCTAAAAGATTACTTTTCTATACAGATAAACCAATTAAAGAAATAGCCTATGATCTTGGGTATGAAGATCCGGCTTATTTTAACCGGCTTTTCACCAATAAAACAGGAAGCACTCCTGCAAATTTCAAAAAAAATTACTCCTCGGGAAAAAAGTACAATATTTAA
- a CDS encoding AraC family transcriptional regulator yields MSELENILREITPLSPEDSFLVFDRIKASFDFPYHYHPEIEINFVYKGKGYRRMIGDHTGEIGNLELVLVGPNLPHCWANYRCKNRKTHEITIQFNQDFFNQSMMQKNILKPINNLMKDSIRGILFSTETAEKLKDSFLNLSKMNSFESFIEIMKILNELAIAENKTLLSSYSIELETFDDNDKMKAVHDFVHKNFENKITLDKVASLVNMSNVTFNRFIKKRTGKTFINYLNEIRISYAARWLMEKNLTVFEIAFEAGFNNIANFNKVFKSIKKTTPTEFKEQFKGVKKIE; encoded by the coding sequence ATGAGCGAATTAGAAAATATTCTGAGAGAAATAACTCCACTATCTCCTGAGGATAGTTTTCTCGTGTTTGACAGGATCAAAGCTTCATTTGACTTTCCGTACCATTATCATCCGGAAATTGAAATTAATTTCGTTTATAAAGGAAAGGGTTATCGAAGAATGATAGGTGATCATACAGGAGAGATTGGGAATCTGGAACTAGTCCTTGTAGGCCCAAATTTACCGCATTGCTGGGCAAATTACAGATGTAAGAACAGAAAGACCCATGAAATTACCATACAGTTCAACCAGGATTTTTTTAATCAGTCTATGATGCAGAAAAATATTCTGAAACCTATCAATAATCTGATGAAAGACTCTATTAGGGGAATTCTCTTTTCTACGGAAACAGCTGAGAAACTAAAAGATTCGTTTCTCAATCTGTCGAAGATGAACAGTTTTGAATCCTTCATAGAAATTATGAAAATTCTGAATGAACTGGCCATTGCAGAAAATAAAACACTTTTATCATCTTATAGTATTGAGCTTGAAACTTTTGATGATAATGATAAGATGAAAGCTGTTCATGATTTTGTTCACAAGAATTTTGAGAATAAAATAACGCTGGATAAAGTGGCATCATTGGTGAATATGAGCAATGTGACATTCAACAGATTTATAAAAAAAAGAACCGGGAAAACTTTTATCAATTATCTGAATGAAATAAGAATCAGTTATGCTGCACGTTGGCTGATGGAAAAGAATCTTACTGTTTTTGAGATCGCTTTTGAAGCCGGATTTAATAATATTGCGAACTTCAATAAGGTATTTAAATCTATCAAAAAGACAACCCCAACGGAATTTAAAGAACAGTTTAAAGGAGTGAAAAAAATCGAGTAA